In the genome of Telluria beijingensis, one region contains:
- a CDS encoding efflux RND transporter permease subunit, protein MNLSELCIRRPVMVVLLSLSLVLVGILSYMQIPVAALPSYNTPVINVSANLPGASPETMASSVALPLEKQFSTIAGIKLITSSNTQGDTNITLEFDNDIDVDKAAVDVQAALLVAQRRLPLEMTELPAYRKVNPADAPILFMHLTSPSMDLSELNDYAENLISPAISTVQGVSQVSINGGKRFAVRVRARSDLMNARNISMDELATALRAANSNTPLGILDGPTQALTIQGGGQLMKAADFADLIIATRDGLPVRLKDIADVQDSYQSVKAMGSLNGERSISLMVQRQPNANTVQVVDAVRALIPRFEGQLPASIKIELVNDRSLSIREAIHDVNLTLAGTVLLVILVIFLFLHRAAATFIPAVTVPISLLGALSLLYWLGYSLDNISLLGITLAVGLVVDDAIVVLENIVRHMEMGKKPMAAALVGAREVGFTIISISISLVAVFIPIFFMPGVIGLLFREFAVIVGLAVLVSALVSLTLVPMLCSRMLKDGGHVDPDKMSWVGRRFEAGFSRLRNGYGRTLDLALRFRFVVLMLALGTFVLTGLLYTTMPKGFFPEEDIGQIRVTVEASEDTSSMALAELQGKVVDIIRANPYVKDTTSFSGGGNTGRMFLVLKDRGERPPMDLVIDDLRKATRAVPGVQVFMSPQQNLQLGGRQSKARYQYTLQSVSGGEIGGWAEQFLEGMRRDERFRDVNSDSQNKALQATVDIDRDKAALLGVTMNDIRTVMYASFGERQVSTIYSTAASYYVILEAAASDRYYDEALSRVSVRSKNGDLVKLSSIASVRRTVGPLQVNHQGQLQAITLSFNLAPGVSLGDATAAIEDMGRAMKLPASVIATYGGDAAVFQDTQSSQLILIITAVGVIYVLLGVLYESYIHPLTILAGLPSAAVGALITLWIFDKDLTLIAMIGILMLIGIVKKNAIMMIDFALDAQRNLGMSPQEAIREACILRFRPILMTTLAALMGALPIALGIGAGAELRQPLGLAVCGGLIFSQVITLYITPVIYLYLDRYSGTGPMTDEQIAKADQDAPAHPAPVSHPA, encoded by the coding sequence ATGAATCTGTCCGAACTGTGTATCCGCCGTCCGGTGATGGTGGTGCTGCTGTCGCTCAGCCTGGTGCTGGTCGGCATCCTGTCGTATATGCAGATCCCGGTCGCCGCGCTGCCCAGCTATAACACGCCGGTGATCAACGTCTCGGCCAACCTGCCCGGCGCCAGCCCGGAAACGATGGCGTCGTCGGTCGCGCTGCCGCTCGAGAAGCAGTTCTCGACCATCGCCGGCATCAAGCTGATCACCTCCAGCAATACCCAGGGCGACACCAATATCACGCTCGAATTCGACAACGACATCGACGTCGACAAGGCGGCGGTGGACGTCCAGGCCGCGCTGCTGGTGGCCCAGCGCCGGCTGCCGCTCGAGATGACCGAACTGCCGGCCTACCGCAAGGTCAATCCGGCCGATGCCCCTATCCTGTTCATGCACCTGACCTCGCCGTCGATGGACTTGTCGGAGCTGAACGACTACGCCGAAAACCTGATCTCGCCGGCGATCTCGACCGTGCAGGGCGTGTCGCAGGTCTCGATCAACGGCGGCAAGCGCTTTGCAGTGCGCGTCCGTGCCCGTTCCGACCTCATGAACGCGCGCAATATTTCGATGGATGAGCTGGCGACCGCCCTGCGCGCGGCCAACTCGAATACGCCGCTCGGCATCCTCGACGGTCCGACCCAGGCGCTGACCATCCAGGGCGGCGGCCAGCTGATGAAGGCGGCCGACTTCGCCGACCTGATCATCGCCACCCGCGACGGCTTGCCGGTGCGCCTGAAGGATATCGCCGACGTCCAGGACAGCTACCAGTCGGTCAAGGCCATGGGCAGCCTGAACGGCGAGCGCTCTATCTCGCTGATGGTGCAGCGCCAGCCGAACGCGAACACCGTGCAGGTGGTCGACGCGGTGCGCGCGCTGATCCCGCGCTTCGAAGGACAACTGCCGGCCTCGATCAAGATCGAGCTGGTCAACGACCGCTCGCTGTCGATCCGCGAAGCGATCCACGACGTCAACCTGACCCTGGCCGGCACCGTGCTGCTGGTGATCCTGGTGATCTTCCTGTTCCTGCACCGCGCGGCAGCCACCTTCATCCCCGCGGTGACGGTGCCGATCTCGCTGCTGGGCGCGCTGTCGCTGCTCTACTGGCTCGGCTATAGCCTGGACAATATCTCTCTGCTCGGCATCACGCTGGCGGTCGGCCTGGTGGTCGACGACGCGATCGTGGTGCTGGAAAATATCGTGCGCCATATGGAGATGGGCAAGAAGCCGATGGCCGCGGCCCTGGTCGGCGCGCGCGAAGTGGGCTTCACCATCATCTCGATCTCGATCTCGCTGGTGGCGGTGTTCATCCCGATCTTCTTCATGCCCGGCGTGATCGGCCTGCTGTTCCGCGAATTCGCCGTCATCGTCGGCCTGGCGGTACTGGTGTCGGCCCTGGTCTCGCTGACCCTGGTGCCGATGCTGTGCTCGCGCATGCTCAAGGATGGCGGCCACGTCGATCCGGACAAGATGTCATGGGTCGGCCGCCGCTTCGAGGCCGGGTTCTCGAGGTTACGCAATGGCTATGGTCGTACCCTGGACCTGGCGCTGCGCTTCCGCTTCGTGGTGCTGATGCTGGCGCTGGGCACCTTCGTGCTGACCGGTCTGCTATACACCACCATGCCCAAGGGTTTCTTCCCTGAAGAAGACATCGGCCAGATCCGGGTGACGGTGGAAGCCTCGGAAGACACCTCGTCGATGGCGCTGGCCGAGCTGCAGGGCAAGGTGGTCGACATCATCCGCGCCAACCCCTATGTAAAAGACACGACCTCGTTCAGCGGCGGCGGCAATACCGGCCGCATGTTCCTGGTGCTCAAGGATCGCGGCGAACGGCCCCCGATGGACCTGGTGATCGACGACCTGCGCAAGGCCACCCGCGCCGTGCCGGGCGTGCAGGTCTTCATGTCGCCGCAGCAAAACTTGCAGCTGGGCGGGCGCCAGAGCAAGGCGCGCTACCAGTACACCTTGCAGAGCGTGTCGGGCGGCGAGATCGGCGGCTGGGCCGAGCAGTTCCTGGAAGGCATGCGGCGGGACGAGCGCTTCCGCGACGTCAACAGCGATTCGCAGAACAAGGCGCTGCAGGCCACCGTCGACATCGACCGCGACAAGGCGGCGCTGCTGGGCGTGACGATGAACGATATCCGCACCGTGATGTACGCCTCGTTCGGCGAACGGCAGGTGTCGACCATTTATTCGACCGCGGCCAGCTACTACGTGATCCTGGAAGCGGCCGCGAGCGACCGTTACTATGACGAAGCGCTGTCGCGGGTCTCGGTGCGCAGCAAAAACGGCGACCTGGTGAAACTGTCGAGCATCGCCAGCGTGCGCCGCACGGTCGGCCCGCTGCAGGTGAACCACCAGGGCCAGTTACAGGCGATTACGCTGTCGTTCAACCTGGCGCCCGGCGTCTCGCTGGGCGACGCCACCGCCGCCATCGAAGACATGGGCCGCGCCATGAAGCTGCCGGCCTCGGTGATCGCGACCTATGGCGGCGATGCCGCCGTGTTCCAGGATACGCAATCGAGCCAGCTGATCCTGATCATCACGGCGGTCGGCGTCATCTATGTGCTGCTCGGGGTGCTATACGAAAGCTATATCCACCCGCTGACCATCCTGGCCGGCCTGCCGTCGGCCGCCGTGGGCGCCCTGATCACCTTGTGGATCTTCGACAAGGACCTGACCCTGATCGCCATGATCGGCATCCTGATGCTGATCGGTATCGTCAAGAAGAACGCGATCATGATGATCGACTTCGCGCTCGACGCCCAGCGCAACCTGGGCATGAGCCCGCAGGAGGCGATCCGCGAGGCCTGCATCCTGCGCTTCCGGCCGATCCTGATGACGACCCTGGCGGCGCTGATGGGCGCGCTGCCGATCGCGCTGGGCATCGGCGCCGGCGCCGAACTGCGCCAGCCGCTGGGCCTGGCGGTGTGTGGCGGCCTGATCTTCTCGCAAGTGATCACCCTGTACATCACCCCGGTGATCTATCTGTACCTGGACCGCTACAGCGGCACCGGCCCGATGACCGACGAGCAGATCGCCAAGGCCGATCAGGATGCGCCGGCACACCCGGCGCCGGTCAGTCATCCGGCATAA
- the hemB gene encoding porphobilinogen synthase, whose product MTIITSAYPAARPRRMRRDPFSRAMMRENTITSADLIYPVFVLEGQNQRQQVASMPGVERLSLDQLLKVAEECVQLGIPAMALFPLVDQSVKTYDGIEATNPDGLVPRVVRELKKNFPELGVITDVALDPYTTHGQDGLPDETGYIVNEKTIEMLVKQALTHAEAGVDIVAPSDMMDGRIGAIRNAFEAQGHIHTRIMAYSAKYASAFYGPFRDAVGSSANLGKADKNTYQMDPANSDEALREVALDLAEGADMVMVKPGMPYLDVVRRVKDEFKVPTFAYQVSGEYAMLKAAALNGWLDHDKVMMESMMAFKRAGADGVLTYFALDIARKLKAG is encoded by the coding sequence ATGACCATCATCACCTCCGCCTATCCGGCGGCCCGCCCGCGCCGCATGCGCCGCGACCCGTTCTCGCGCGCCATGATGCGCGAAAACACCATCACCTCCGCCGACCTGATCTACCCGGTCTTCGTGCTTGAGGGACAGAACCAGCGCCAGCAAGTGGCGTCGATGCCGGGCGTGGAACGCCTGTCGCTCGACCAGCTGCTGAAAGTCGCCGAAGAATGCGTGCAGCTCGGCATCCCGGCCATGGCCCTGTTCCCGCTGGTCGACCAGTCGGTCAAGACCTATGACGGCATCGAGGCGACCAATCCGGATGGCCTGGTGCCGCGCGTGGTCCGCGAACTGAAGAAGAACTTCCCGGAACTGGGCGTGATCACCGACGTCGCGCTCGACCCCTACACCACCCACGGCCAGGACGGCCTGCCGGACGAGACCGGCTACATCGTCAACGAAAAGACGATCGAGATGCTGGTGAAGCAGGCGCTCACCCACGCCGAGGCCGGCGTGGACATCGTGGCGCCGTCGGACATGATGGACGGCCGCATTGGCGCCATCCGCAATGCCTTCGAGGCGCAGGGTCACATCCATACCCGCATCATGGCCTATTCGGCCAAGTATGCGTCTGCCTTCTATGGCCCGTTCCGCGACGCGGTGGGCTCGTCGGCCAACCTGGGCAAGGCAGATAAAAACACCTACCAGATGGACCCGGCCAACAGCGACGAGGCGCTGCGCGAAGTGGCGCTCGACCTGGCCGAAGGCGCCGACATGGTGATGGTCAAGCCGGGCATGCCCTACCTGGACGTGGTGCGGCGCGTGAAGGACGAATTCAAGGTGCCGACGTTTGCCTACCAGGTCAGCGGCGAGTACGCGATGCTGAAGGCGGCGGCGCTCAATGGCTGGCTCGATCACGACAAGGTCATGATGGAATCGATGATGGCCTTCAAGCGGGCTGGCGCCGATGGCGTGCTGACCTATTTTGCGCTGGATATCGCGCGCAAGCTCAAGGCCGGCTGA
- the dsbD gene encoding protein-disulfide reductase DsbD translates to MLRFSPRSLQLVCLILVAVFSLIIARPGQAAEQDFLDPAVAFRFEARMADPQTAEITYVIAPEYYMYRERFAFKASGAGITLGEPQIPPGKVKYDPTFEKDLETHTGTLTIRIPVEGAGPFTLLATSQGCADAGLCYPPQEHSLNLGAGGAAPASGLPIGAGAGGMSSPLSSALAADAPATPAAAPQSDLSNIAGILGGGSLLAIVPAFILLGLGLAFTPCVLPMVPILSSIIVGEGKGVSRSRGFVLSLAYSLGMAIVYTLLGIAAGLAGEGLAAALQNPWVLGAFGLLIVAMSLSMFGFYELQLPNTLQTRLTQASNSQQGGKLVGVFIMGAISALIVGPCVAAPLAGALVYISQTRDVFIGGAALFSMAVGMSIPLLLVGLSAGSLLPRVGPWMESVKRLFGVLMLAMAIWLVSPVLPPVAQMLLWALLLLGYGFYLLRHTRHWAAMAFGAAFAVLGATQLVGLASGGRDAYAPLAHLGGAPQGHGLTFTRVKTVDQLDAALAANAGKTVMLDFYADWCVSCIEMEKFTFVDPAVQQKLADTVLLQVDVTANDADDKAMLKRFGLFGPPGIILFDGRGKEIADSRVIGFQNAEKFLGSLQRLAP, encoded by the coding sequence ATGCTTCGATTCTCCCCGCGCAGCCTGCAACTGGTCTGCCTGATACTGGTCGCTGTATTTTCCCTGATCATCGCCCGTCCTGGACAAGCTGCCGAGCAAGACTTCCTGGACCCCGCAGTCGCATTCCGCTTCGAAGCGCGCATGGCAGACCCGCAGACCGCGGAAATCACCTACGTCATCGCCCCCGAGTACTACATGTACCGCGAGCGCTTCGCCTTCAAGGCCAGCGGCGCCGGCATCACGCTGGGCGAGCCGCAGATCCCGCCGGGCAAGGTCAAGTACGATCCGACGTTCGAGAAGGACCTCGAAACCCATACCGGCACGCTGACGATCCGGATCCCGGTCGAGGGCGCCGGCCCGTTCACCCTGCTTGCGACCAGCCAGGGCTGCGCCGATGCCGGCCTGTGCTATCCGCCGCAGGAACACAGCCTCAACCTGGGCGCCGGCGGCGCCGCGCCTGCGTCCGGCCTGCCGATCGGCGCCGGGGCGGGCGGCATGTCCAGCCCGCTGTCGTCGGCGCTGGCCGCCGACGCGCCGGCCACCCCGGCCGCCGCGCCACAATCGGACCTGTCGAACATCGCCGGCATCCTCGGCGGCGGCAGCCTGCTGGCCATCGTGCCGGCCTTCATCCTGCTCGGCCTGGGCCTCGCCTTCACGCCCTGCGTGCTGCCGATGGTGCCGATCCTGTCCTCGATCATCGTCGGCGAAGGCAAGGGCGTGAGCCGCTCGCGCGGCTTCGTGCTGTCGCTGGCCTACTCGCTGGGCATGGCCATCGTCTACACGCTGCTCGGCATCGCAGCCGGCCTGGCCGGCGAAGGCCTGGCCGCGGCGCTGCAGAATCCCTGGGTGCTGGGCGCCTTCGGCCTGCTGATCGTGGCCATGTCGCTGTCGATGTTCGGTTTCTATGAGTTACAACTTCCTAACACCTTGCAGACCCGTTTGACGCAGGCATCCAACAGCCAGCAGGGCGGCAAGCTGGTCGGCGTGTTCATCATGGGCGCGATTTCGGCCCTGATTGTCGGTCCTTGCGTGGCCGCGCCGCTGGCCGGCGCCCTGGTCTACATCAGCCAGACGCGCGACGTCTTCATCGGCGGGGCGGCGCTGTTCTCGATGGCGGTCGGGATGAGCATCCCGCTGCTGCTGGTAGGCCTGTCGGCCGGCTCGCTGCTGCCGCGCGTGGGGCCGTGGATGGAATCGGTGAAACGCCTGTTCGGCGTGCTGATGCTGGCGATGGCGATCTGGCTGGTGTCGCCGGTGCTGCCGCCGGTGGCCCAGATGCTGCTGTGGGCGCTGCTGCTGCTGGGTTACGGTTTCTATCTGCTGCGCCATACCCGGCACTGGGCGGCGATGGCCTTCGGGGCGGCGTTTGCCGTGCTGGGGGCGACGCAGCTGGTCGGCCTGGCCAGTGGTGGCCGCGATGCTTACGCGCCGCTGGCGCACCTCGGTGGCGCGCCGCAGGGGCATGGGTTGACGTTCACCCGGGTCAAGACCGTGGACCAGCTGGATGCGGCGCTGGCGGCGAATGCCGGCAAGACCGTGATGCTCGATTTTTATGCGGACTGGTGCGTGTCGTGCATCGAGATGGAGAAGTTCACCTTCGTGGATCCGGCGGTGCAGCAGAAGCTGGCCGATACCGTGCTGCTGCAGGTGGATGTGACGGCCAACGATGCGGATGACAAGGCGATGCTCAAGCGCTTCGGGCTGTTCGGGCCGCCGGGGATCATCCTGTTCGACGGGCGGGGGAAGGAGATTGCGGATAGCCGGGTGATTGGCTTCCAGAATGCGGAGAAGTTTTTGGGATCGTTGCAGCGGCTGGCGCCGTAA
- a CDS encoding ATP-binding protein, protein MKAFFGSMTGRVFLTLLLGVWISAALTQLAADYQRWREWEGQREQHLLERAEQLTMATEIVPASARSIYLEVANRPGLVMEVSDTAPAPGPSTPFAQALAARLGKGYKVESVTTRPAACSTTQYLPMMYGLLSTAYRGACESLNVHLRDGAELRLSVLPPRQATPGDLDLRALVALFMISIAVLAYLVARMTARPFRQLAQAAQDLGQDINRPPLDLTGASEIRQASAAFNAMQARIRQYIFQRTQMLAAITHDLQTPLTRMRLRLEKVSDAELQERLIGDLSAMQEMVREGLVLARSMDTTEAMQMLDLDSLLDSVCDDASDAGQEVTLEGKATMAVLGRPLDLRRCLGNLIDNAVKYGHDARVCVDRINGTARIRIRDSGPGIPRSELGRVFDPFYRIETSRSRASGGTGLGLTIARNITEQHGGSISLANHPEGGLEVTLMLPAYYPNK, encoded by the coding sequence GTGAAAGCCTTCTTCGGCTCGATGACCGGCCGCGTGTTCCTGACCCTGCTGCTGGGCGTGTGGATCTCGGCCGCGCTCACCCAGCTGGCGGCCGACTACCAGCGCTGGCGCGAATGGGAAGGCCAGCGCGAGCAGCATCTGCTGGAACGCGCCGAGCAGCTGACCATGGCCACCGAGATCGTGCCGGCCTCGGCGCGCTCGATCTACCTCGAGGTGGCCAATCGCCCGGGCCTGGTGATGGAGGTCAGCGATACCGCACCGGCGCCGGGACCGAGCACCCCGTTCGCGCAGGCACTGGCGGCGCGCCTGGGCAAGGGCTACAAGGTCGAATCGGTCACCACGCGGCCGGCCGCCTGCAGCACCACCCAATACCTGCCGATGATGTACGGCCTGCTCAGCACGGCATACCGCGGCGCCTGCGAATCGCTCAACGTCCACCTGCGCGACGGCGCCGAGCTGCGCCTGTCGGTGCTGCCGCCGCGCCAGGCGACGCCCGGCGACCTCGACCTGCGCGCGCTGGTCGCCCTGTTCATGATCAGCATCGCGGTGCTGGCCTACCTGGTGGCGCGCATGACCGCGCGTCCGTTCCGCCAGCTGGCCCAGGCCGCGCAAGACCTCGGCCAGGACATCAACCGGCCGCCGCTCGACCTGACGGGCGCCAGCGAGATCCGCCAGGCCAGCGCCGCCTTCAACGCGATGCAGGCGCGCATCCGCCAGTACATCTTCCAGCGCACGCAGATGCTGGCCGCGATCACCCACGACCTGCAGACGCCGCTCACGCGCATGCGCCTGCGGCTCGAAAAAGTATCGGATGCCGAGCTGCAGGAACGCCTGATCGGCGACCTGTCGGCGATGCAGGAAATGGTGCGCGAAGGCCTGGTGCTGGCGCGCAGCATGGACACCACCGAGGCGATGCAGATGCTGGATCTGGATTCGCTGCTCGATTCGGTCTGCGACGACGCCAGCGACGCCGGCCAGGAAGTCACGCTCGAAGGAAAAGCCACGATGGCGGTGCTGGGCCGGCCGCTGGACCTGCGCCGCTGCCTGGGCAACCTGATCGACAACGCGGTCAAGTACGGCCACGATGCGCGCGTCTGCGTCGACCGCATCAACGGCACGGCGCGCATCCGCATCCGCGACAGCGGGCCGGGCATCCCGCGCAGCGAGCTGGGGCGGGTATTCGACCCCTTCTACCGGATCGAGACCTCGCGCTCGCGCGCCTCGGGCGGCACCGGGCTGGGCTTGACGATCGCCCGCAACATCACGGAACAGCATGGCGGCAGCATCAGCCTGGCCAACCATCCTGAGGGCGGCCTCGAAGTGACCCTGATGCTGCCGGCCTACTATCCAAACAAGTAG
- a CDS encoding Spy/CpxP family protein refolding chaperone yields MITLRKNLVIALAAAGLLGATFGAQAQTAAPETRPALTAEQRLAKKAEWQAKAGERRAKMEKHRAERQAKLRDSLKLDARQQPAWDAFVASQAPQKKGERAARPDRAAWASMSAPERMQKGIDMQKQRTARMEQRLAALNTFYAQLTPEQRKTFDAQAKHRKGPRHHGHHGQRASA; encoded by the coding sequence ATGATTACCCTCCGCAAGAACCTCGTGATCGCCCTCGCCGCCGCCGGTCTGCTCGGCGCCACCTTCGGCGCCCAGGCCCAGACCGCCGCACCCGAGACCCGCCCGGCCTTGACGGCGGAGCAGCGCCTGGCCAAGAAGGCCGAGTGGCAGGCCAAGGCCGGCGAGCGCCGCGCGAAAATGGAAAAGCACCGCGCCGAACGCCAGGCCAAGCTGCGCGATTCTCTCAAGCTCGATGCACGGCAGCAGCCGGCCTGGGACGCCTTCGTGGCGAGCCAGGCGCCGCAGAAGAAGGGTGAGCGCGCCGCGCGTCCGGACCGCGCCGCCTGGGCCAGCATGAGTGCACCGGAGCGCATGCAGAAAGGCATCGACATGCAGAAGCAGCGCACCGCGCGCATGGAGCAGCGCCTGGCCGCGCTGAACACCTTCTACGCCCAGCTGACGCCCGAGCAGCGCAAGACCTTCGATGCGCAGGCCAAGCACCGCAAGGGCCCGCGTCATCATGGCCACCACGGCCAGCGCGCTAGCGCATAA
- the yihA gene encoding ribosome biogenesis GTP-binding protein YihA/YsxC: MSRLWQARFFTTVNQLRDLPGTQVPEIAFAGRSNAGKSTAINILTNQKGLAFASKTPGRTQHINYFSIGGAHVGQHRKDAVRVDEIEALLVDLPGYGYAEVSGTAKLHWQKLLGDYVQRRDQLAALILIMDSRRPFTDLDVQMLEWFAPTGKPIHCILTKADKLNRNESTNALREARAVLDSYVDEEGNGFPFTVQLFSALKRIGIEEADAKILELAGLTGGDAEPGEETGSEEPAAPSADDEKPSA, encoded by the coding sequence ATGTCCAGATTATGGCAAGCCCGGTTCTTCACGACCGTTAACCAGTTGCGCGATTTGCCCGGCACGCAAGTACCGGAAATCGCCTTCGCCGGGCGCTCGAACGCCGGCAAATCCACAGCGATCAATATCCTGACCAACCAGAAAGGTCTGGCTTTCGCTTCCAAGACGCCGGGCCGTACCCAGCACATCAATTACTTCTCGATCGGCGGCGCCCATGTGGGCCAGCACCGCAAGGATGCGGTCCGGGTCGACGAGATCGAGGCGCTGCTGGTCGACTTGCCGGGCTATGGCTATGCCGAAGTCTCGGGCACCGCCAAGCTGCACTGGCAGAAGTTGCTGGGCGACTACGTCCAGCGCCGCGACCAGTTGGCTGCACTCATCCTGATCATGGATTCGCGCCGGCCATTTACCGACCTCGATGTGCAGATGCTGGAATGGTTCGCCCCGACCGGCAAGCCGATCCACTGCATCCTGACCAAGGCCGATAAGCTCAACCGCAACGAATCGACCAATGCGCTGCGCGAGGCGCGCGCCGTGCTCGACAGCTACGTGGATGAAGAAGGGAATGGTTTCCCGTTCACGGTGCAACTGTTCTCGGCGCTGAAGCGTATCGGCATCGAGGAGGCGGATGCCAAGATCCTGGAGCTGGCTGGGCTGACCGGCGGCGATGCAGAACCAGGGGAAGAGACCGGCAGCGAAGAACCTGCGGCACCGTCGGCGGACGACGAAAAGCCCTCCGCCTGA
- a CDS encoding efflux RND transporter periplasmic adaptor subunit, which produces MKNRNVGVIAGIAALVVAGGWYVNQGNDAKAEGPGGNGPGGAGGPPPVTVNVVAPERRDVGVELFANGTVTPVRTVNLHPQTVTTIREVHIREGQFVKEGQLMFSLDDRADMANVARAEAQVARDSATLADLERQYKRSQELVAQNFLAQSALDSLLSQVEAQRALVQSNQAAARATQVSASYTTIRAPMSGRVGAIDVHPGTLVQMSTSLTTVTQLDPIHVSFTLPESTLGSLLAAQKQGNVEVRVNPGSGNQDAAPVVGRLSFIDNAVDPQAGTIRVKGEFSNSDTSLWPGQYVTANVVVQTLKEAVVIPQTAIITATNGTFVYVLGEGNSARQVPVQRVYAFGDRAAVTGLKGNEQVITEGKQNLRPGGKVRLAGQGAKPAAPAAKKGEQA; this is translated from the coding sequence ATGAAAAACAGGAATGTCGGCGTCATCGCCGGAATCGCGGCGCTGGTCGTGGCTGGCGGCTGGTATGTGAACCAGGGTAACGATGCCAAGGCCGAGGGGCCGGGCGGCAATGGGCCGGGCGGCGCGGGCGGCCCGCCGCCGGTGACCGTCAACGTGGTCGCGCCCGAGCGGCGCGACGTCGGCGTCGAACTGTTCGCCAATGGCACCGTGACCCCGGTGCGCACCGTCAACCTGCATCCGCAAACCGTCACCACGATCCGCGAAGTGCATATCCGCGAAGGCCAGTTCGTCAAGGAAGGCCAGCTCATGTTCTCGCTCGACGACCGCGCCGACATGGCCAACGTCGCCCGCGCCGAAGCGCAGGTGGCGCGCGATTCGGCCACCCTGGCCGACCTCGAGCGCCAATATAAACGCAGCCAGGAACTGGTGGCCCAGAACTTCCTGGCCCAGAGCGCCCTCGATTCGCTGCTCAGCCAGGTGGAAGCCCAGCGCGCGCTGGTGCAGTCGAACCAGGCGGCGGCCCGCGCCACGCAAGTGAGCGCCAGCTACACCACGATCCGGGCGCCGATGTCGGGCCGGGTCGGCGCCATCGATGTCCACCCGGGCACCCTGGTGCAGATGAGCACCTCGCTGACCACCGTCACCCAGCTGGATCCGATCCACGTCTCGTTCACCTTGCCCGAATCGACGCTCGGGTCGCTGCTGGCGGCCCAGAAGCAGGGCAATGTCGAGGTGCGCGTCAATCCAGGCAGCGGCAACCAGGATGCCGCCCCGGTCGTCGGCCGCCTGAGCTTCATCGACAATGCGGTCGATCCGCAGGCCGGCACCATCCGCGTGAAAGGCGAGTTTTCCAACAGCGACACCTCGCTATGGCCGGGCCAGTATGTGACCGCTAACGTCGTGGTGCAGACCCTGAAGGAAGCGGTGGTGATCCCGCAGACCGCCATCATCACGGCCACCAACGGCACCTTCGTGTATGTGCTGGGAGAAGGCAACTCGGCGCGCCAGGTGCCGGTGCAGCGCGTGTACGCCTTCGGCGACCGCGCCGCGGTCACTGGCTTGAAAGGCAACGAGCAGGTCATCACCGAGGGCAAGCAGAACCTGCGTCCGGGTGGCAAGGTGCGCCTGGCGGGACAGGGCGCCAAGCCGGCGGCGCCGGCCGCTAAAAAGGGCGAGCAGGCATGA
- a CDS encoding response regulator, producing the protein MDNPSTILIVDDDRDIRTLLADYLESNGYRTLAAADGNAMWKALDETRPDLVVLDLNMPGDDGLTLCRKLRATSTLPVIMLTARNEPLDRILGLEMGADDYLPKPFEPRELLARIRSVLRRSHAMPSNTPSENVQQMRFSGWTLDLTARHLLNPDGIVIMLSGAEFRLLRVFLEHPNRVLNRDQLLNLTQGRDADPFDRSIDIQISRLRQKLGEDARMPQIIKTVRNGGYVLAGQVAVEPAA; encoded by the coding sequence ATGGACAATCCCTCTACGATTCTGATCGTCGACGACGACCGCGACATCCGGACCCTGCTGGCCGACTATCTCGAGTCGAACGGCTACCGGACGCTGGCCGCCGCCGACGGCAACGCGATGTGGAAGGCGCTCGACGAAACGCGTCCCGATCTCGTGGTGCTCGACCTGAACATGCCCGGCGACGACGGGCTGACCCTGTGCCGCAAGCTGCGCGCCACCTCGACCCTGCCGGTCATCATGCTGACCGCCCGCAACGAACCGCTGGACCGCATCCTCGGCCTCGAGATGGGCGCCGACGACTACTTGCCGAAGCCTTTCGAACCGCGCGAACTGCTGGCGCGCATCCGCAGCGTGCTGCGCCGCTCGCACGCCATGCCATCGAACACGCCATCCGAGAACGTGCAGCAGATGCGCTTCTCTGGCTGGACCCTGGACCTCACCGCGCGCCACCTGCTGAATCCGGACGGCATCGTGATCATGCTGTCGGGCGCCGAATTCCGCCTGCTGCGCGTGTTCCTCGAACACCCGAACCGCGTGCTCAACCGCGACCAGCTGCTCAACCTCACGCAGGGCCGTGACGCCGATCCGTTCGACCGCTCGATCGACATCCAGATCAGCCGCCTGCGCCAGAAGCTGGGCGAGGACGCGCGCATGCCCCAGATCATCAAGACGGTACGCAACGGCGGCTACGTGCTGGCCGGCCAGGTGGCGGTGGAGCCGGCGGCGTGA